The proteins below are encoded in one region of Segatella copri:
- a CDS encoding GNAT family N-acetyltransferase, whose protein sequence is MEEAEVKVMVADESHIKYIDTILTTIAEAAKKRGSGIAKRSPEYVATKMREAKAVIALQGEKFAGFSYIETWGNKHYVTTSGLIVHPDFRGLGLAKRIKNLTFTLARQRWPHAKIFSLTSGSAVMKMNTQLGYLPVTFADLTDDESFWRGCEGCINVDVLHRTNRKYCICTAMLFDPEEHLPIKLPQEVIERIRKIDGPSAEI, encoded by the coding sequence ATGGAAGAAGCAGAAGTTAAAGTAATGGTGGCTGACGAAAGTCACATCAAGTACATCGACACCATTCTGACTACAATTGCAGAAGCTGCAAAGAAGCGTGGTTCTGGTATCGCCAAGCGTTCACCAGAGTATGTTGCCACCAAGATGCGCGAAGCCAAGGCGGTCATCGCACTCCAGGGCGAAAAGTTCGCAGGTTTCAGCTACATCGAAACATGGGGCAACAAGCACTATGTTACCACATCAGGTTTGATCGTTCACCCAGACTTCCGTGGTTTGGGATTGGCTAAGCGTATCAAGAACCTTACCTTTACGCTTGCCCGACAGCGATGGCCTCATGCCAAGATTTTCTCTTTGACATCCGGTTCGGCTGTCATGAAGATGAACACCCAGCTGGGTTATCTTCCTGTTACTTTCGCCGACCTGACCGATGATGAGTCATTCTGGCGTGGTTGCGAGGGTTGCATCAACGTGGATGTCCTCCATCGTACCAACCGCAAATACTGCATCTGCACCGCCATGCTCTTCGACCCAGAGGAGCATCTGCCTATCAAGCTTCCTCAGGAAGTGATTGAGAGAATCCGCAAGATTGACGGTCCTTCTGCAGAAATCTAA
- the argR gene encoding arginine repressor codes for MKAKNSRLETLKMLISSQELSSQDQLLEALHKEGFKITQATLSRDLKLLKVAKAASSSGKYAYVLPNDTLYKRVSNHIPVSKMMVNTGFQSINFSGNMVVIKTRPGYASSIAYNIDNSDISQILGTIAGDDTIFLVKKKGTTEEEIINALAEVIPDVHHKYV; via the coding sequence ATGAAGGCAAAGAATAGCAGATTGGAAACTTTGAAGATGCTTATATCAAGTCAGGAGTTGAGTTCGCAAGACCAACTTTTGGAGGCTCTTCACAAAGAAGGCTTTAAGATTACGCAAGCTACATTGAGCCGTGACTTAAAACTGCTCAAGGTAGCAAAGGCAGCATCTTCGAGTGGAAAATATGCGTATGTCCTGCCCAATGATACATTATATAAGAGAGTATCAAACCATATTCCAGTGAGCAAGATGATGGTGAATACCGGATTCCAATCAATCAACTTCTCCGGGAACATGGTCGTGATCAAAACACGTCCGGGATATGCAAGCAGCATTGCCTATAACATAGACAATAGTGATATTTCTCAAATTCTTGGAACCATCGCCGGTGACGACACGATCTTTCTTGTTAAAAAGAAAGGTACCACAGAAGAGGAAATCATCAATGCACTAGCAGAGGTAATTCCAGACGTTCACCATAAATATGTATAA
- a CDS encoding IS982 family transposase — protein sequence MEITKDKVTELFCIIDEFYKVFDAENAGKLLLGEDGVKRRRRKASLSDSEIMTILLYFHFGSFRNFKHYYLFFIRGTLKSYFPNAVSYNRFVELESRVFFPLMFFLNLRAFGRCTGITFVDSTMIPICHNLRRYANKVFKGIATNGKGTMGWCHGFKLHLACNDRGEIIAFVLTGANVSDKDPTVFDVLAKRLYGKLFADKGYISQKLFDSLFEEGIQLVTGLRVNMKNKLMPFYDKMMLRKRYIIETINDLLKNTAQIVHSRHRSVANFIINIISALGAYCFFDNKPKALTGYVIEDTKQLSLF from the coding sequence ATGGAGATTACCAAGGACAAAGTTACAGAATTATTTTGTATTATTGATGAATTTTACAAAGTTTTTGATGCTGAAAATGCAGGAAAATTGCTTTTGGGTGAAGATGGAGTAAAGCGCAGACGACGTAAAGCCTCTTTATCTGATAGTGAAATCATGACGATTTTGCTGTATTTCCATTTCGGCTCGTTCCGAAACTTCAAGCATTATTACCTATTCTTTATTAGAGGAACTTTGAAGTCATATTTTCCAAATGCGGTGTCTTATAACCGTTTTGTAGAACTTGAAAGTCGCGTATTCTTCCCTCTCATGTTCTTCCTGAATCTCCGTGCTTTTGGCAGATGTACAGGTATAACCTTTGTTGATTCAACCATGATACCAATATGCCACAATCTCAGGCGTTATGCCAACAAAGTGTTCAAAGGCATTGCCACAAACGGAAAGGGAACAATGGGATGGTGTCATGGGTTCAAGCTACATCTGGCTTGTAATGATAGAGGTGAGATAATTGCTTTTGTTCTCACTGGTGCAAACGTTAGCGACAAAGATCCAACGGTATTCGATGTGTTGGCTAAACGTCTGTATGGTAAGCTGTTTGCAGATAAAGGATATATCTCGCAAAAACTCTTCGATTCGCTTTTTGAGGAAGGCATCCAGTTGGTAACAGGACTGAGAGTGAACATGAAGAACAAACTAATGCCGTTCTATGACAAGATGATGCTACGCAAAAGATACATCATTGAAACGATTAATGACCTGTTGAAAAATACGGCTCAGATAGTACATTCACGTCACAGGTCTGTTGCGAATTTCATCATAAATATTATTTCTGCATTAGGGGCATACTGTTTCTTTGACAACAAGCCCAAGGCACTTACTGGATACGTTATCGAAGATACGAAACAGCTTAGTCTTTTCTAA
- a CDS encoding Bax inhibitor-1/YccA family protein, which yields MTEKEMYNLINNQNNQQSNGFAVNEKERGISGVFSALMRKVYTWMTLALLITGVTAYGVASSPTLLMTLMTSRGLLFGLIIAELALVFIITGALQRLSLTTATLLFIVYSVLNGAMLSSVFVVYTMTSIAKVFFITAGTFGAMAFYGYTTKKDLTSLGKILFMALIGLIIATIVNMFLKSSGFDYILSYAGVAIFVGLTAWDSQKIKQMLQTQYDMSEGAQKLALIGALTLYLDFINLFLYLLRIFGSSNKE from the coding sequence ATGACAGAAAAGGAAATGTACAATCTGATAAATAATCAGAACAACCAGCAGAGCAATGGCTTTGCTGTTAATGAGAAAGAGCGAGGTATAAGCGGTGTTTTCTCTGCTTTGATGCGCAAAGTGTATACATGGATGACCTTAGCTCTCCTGATTACGGGCGTTACTGCCTATGGTGTAGCTAGCAGTCCTACCCTGCTGATGACCTTGATGACAAGCCGCGGCTTGCTCTTTGGCTTGATTATCGCAGAGCTCGCTCTGGTATTTATCATTACCGGTGCCCTACAGAGACTTTCCCTGACTACGGCCACCCTACTCTTCATCGTCTACTCGGTTTTGAATGGTGCCATGCTTTCATCCGTATTCGTAGTATATACGATGACCAGTATTGCCAAGGTATTTTTTATTACAGCCGGCACATTTGGAGCAATGGCTTTCTATGGTTACACAACCAAGAAGGATTTGACCTCTTTAGGAAAAATACTCTTCATGGCGCTGATTGGTCTGATTATCGCTACCATAGTAAACATGTTCTTGAAGAGTTCGGGATTTGATTACATTTTGAGTTACGCCGGCGTAGCCATCTTCGTTGGCTTGACCGCTTGGGACAGTCAGAAAATCAAGCAGATGCTCCAGACACAATACGACATGAGCGAGGGCGCACAGAAACTGGCACTCATCGGAGCCTTGACCCTGTATCTCGATTTTATCAATCTCTTCCTCTACTTGCTCCGCATCTTCGGAAGCAGCAACAAGGAATAA